The proteins below come from a single Isoptericola dokdonensis DS-3 genomic window:
- a CDS encoding MFS transporter, whose protein sequence is MTTQVTTPTQPAATLGARRWTALAVLMLPVLLVSVDNTVLSFALPQISASLEPTGTQLLWIVDVYPLVLAGLLVPMGSLADRVGRRRLLLIGSIGFAAVSALAAFAPTAGALVASRALLGFFGAMLMPSTLSLLRNVFTDRAERRLAIAIWATGFAAGAALGPIVGGTLLQHFWWGSVFLLAVPVLVIFLALAPAVLPESKDPAPGPVDVVSVVLAMTTMTPLVWAIKEVAHGPTPAAAVAALVGLGSGVAFVRRQLRRPVPMLDVRLFRVPSFSGGVVVNLLSVFSLVGFLFFVSQDLQLVHGLSPVQAGLALLPGTVGMVLAGLGVVRVVRHAPAHKVVAGALLLSATGYLVVALWGGSGALLPLVVAFAVLSVGIGAAETISNDLIVSSVRAEKAGAASAISETAYELGAVLGTAVLGSILTAAYHRGVVVPEGVGAADAANAAETLGGAVQVASGLPAETADALLASARDAFAAGVGVTAGIGVVLALVASFVALRTFREADA, encoded by the coding sequence GTGACCACCCAGGTGACGACACCGACGCAGCCCGCCGCCACCCTCGGCGCCCGTCGCTGGACCGCGCTCGCCGTCCTCATGCTGCCCGTGCTGCTCGTGTCCGTGGACAACACCGTCCTCAGCTTCGCCCTGCCCCAGATCTCCGCCTCGCTGGAGCCCACCGGCACCCAGCTGCTGTGGATCGTGGACGTCTACCCCCTCGTCCTCGCCGGGCTGCTCGTGCCCATGGGCTCCCTCGCCGACCGTGTCGGCCGCCGTCGCCTGCTCCTCATCGGGTCGATCGGCTTCGCCGCCGTGTCCGCGCTGGCCGCGTTCGCCCCCACCGCCGGCGCGCTCGTGGCGTCCCGTGCGCTGCTCGGGTTCTTCGGCGCCATGCTCATGCCGTCCACGCTGTCGTTGCTGCGCAACGTCTTCACCGACCGTGCCGAGCGCCGCCTCGCCATCGCGATCTGGGCCACCGGCTTCGCCGCCGGTGCGGCGCTCGGGCCCATCGTGGGCGGCACGCTGCTCCAGCACTTCTGGTGGGGCTCGGTGTTCCTCCTCGCGGTGCCGGTGCTCGTGATCTTCCTCGCGCTCGCCCCCGCGGTGCTGCCCGAGTCGAAGGACCCCGCCCCGGGTCCCGTCGACGTCGTCTCCGTCGTCCTGGCGATGACCACGATGACGCCCCTGGTGTGGGCCATCAAGGAGGTCGCGCACGGGCCGACCCCCGCCGCGGCCGTCGCCGCCCTCGTCGGCCTCGGGTCCGGCGTCGCCTTCGTGCGCCGTCAGCTCCGGCGCCCGGTGCCGATGCTCGACGTGCGACTCTTCCGCGTCCCGTCGTTCTCCGGCGGCGTCGTCGTCAACCTGCTCAGCGTCTTCTCGCTCGTCGGGTTCCTGTTCTTCGTCTCCCAGGACCTCCAGCTCGTCCACGGGCTCAGCCCCGTCCAGGCGGGTCTCGCGCTGCTGCCCGGCACCGTCGGCATGGTCCTCGCGGGGCTCGGCGTCGTGCGCGTCGTCCGGCACGCACCCGCTCACAAGGTGGTGGCGGGCGCGCTGCTGCTGTCCGCGACCGGCTACCTCGTCGTCGCCCTGTGGGGCGGCTCCGGCGCGCTGCTGCCCCTCGTCGTCGCCTTCGCCGTCCTGTCGGTCGGCATCGGCGCCGCCGAGACCATCAGCAACGACCTCATCGTCTCCAGCGTGCGCGCCGAGAAGGCGGGCGCCGCCTCGGCCATCTCCGAGACCGCGTACGAGCTCGGCGCTGTGCTCGGCACTGCCGTGCTCGGCAGCATCCTCACCGCGGCCTACCACCGCGGGGTCGTCGTTCCCGAGGGTGTCGGCGCGGCCGACGCCGCCAACGCCGCCGAGACCCTCGGTGGCGCCGTCCAGGTCGCCTCGGGGCTGCCCGCCGAGACCGCCGACGCCCTGCTCGCCTCCGCGCGCGACGCGTTCGCGGCCGGGGTCGGCGTCACCGCCGGCATCGGCGTCGTCCTCGCGCTGGTCGCCTCGTTCGTCGCCCTGCGCACCTTCCGCGAGGCGGACGCCTGA
- a CDS encoding metallophosphoesterase family protein: MTDRRTPPRWLRWTLAVVAAVVASVLYGVTTASAVLGLGPHEALYEVDTDGLVVVDLGPLGTLEIDSPLPAGLGVDVTVKEIPADLTAVGGTTTLDRLAGDLDGYLQFYASPSTTFDAVTHALLGDAARRAAFALAVIGLSGWGVALLLGGPRRRELGRVLGPRTWQITAGVAVVSLLGATAVASGVEQPVRGRPASAVFDGTALEGATITGRLARVIDTYGGQLVALYDDNEEFYAGARDEVAAAWRAWEVRHAVRVATGTVEADAEDVVTMLVVSDLHCNAGMAGPIEELATRAGVDVMLNAGDTTMNGTAVEKVCVDAFADAVPDGVPMVVADGNHDSRLTSQQEAARGQLVLDGDVEEVAGVRILGDRDVLETRVGEGTSVARERTPTEQAGDLAEAACDDGDVDLLLIHTPPVGNRALESGCVPFQVSGHTHRRAGPEQIGQGLRYVSASTAGAASGQATVGPLRGTAEMTLLRFDPTTRTMLDLQVVAVTPDGSATVYDREVIPVPVPPVGQLEAPGADGAGEATPGPGAGSPTPSSSPSAGTGTGTPAP, from the coding sequence ATGACGGACCGACGGACACCGCCCCGCTGGCTGCGCTGGACCCTGGCGGTCGTGGCCGCGGTGGTCGCCAGCGTGCTCTACGGGGTGACCACCGCCTCGGCGGTGCTCGGGCTCGGGCCTCACGAGGCGCTCTACGAGGTCGACACCGACGGGCTGGTCGTGGTCGACCTCGGCCCGCTGGGCACGCTGGAGATCGACTCGCCGCTGCCCGCCGGGCTCGGCGTGGACGTCACGGTCAAGGAGATCCCCGCCGACCTCACCGCGGTGGGTGGCACCACCACCCTCGACCGGCTCGCCGGCGACCTCGACGGCTACCTCCAGTTCTACGCCAGCCCTTCCACGACGTTCGACGCCGTGACCCACGCCCTGCTCGGGGACGCCGCCCGCCGCGCGGCGTTCGCGCTCGCCGTCATCGGGCTGTCGGGGTGGGGGGTCGCCCTGCTGCTCGGCGGGCCTCGCCGCCGCGAGCTCGGCCGGGTGCTCGGGCCCCGCACGTGGCAGATCACCGCCGGGGTCGCCGTCGTCTCCCTCCTCGGGGCCACGGCGGTGGCGTCCGGCGTCGAGCAGCCGGTGCGGGGGCGGCCCGCCTCCGCCGTCTTCGACGGCACGGCCCTCGAGGGCGCCACCATCACGGGGCGCCTCGCCCGCGTCATCGACACGTACGGCGGCCAGCTCGTCGCCCTGTACGACGACAACGAGGAGTTCTACGCGGGCGCCCGCGACGAGGTGGCCGCGGCTTGGCGGGCCTGGGAGGTGCGGCACGCGGTGCGTGTCGCGACCGGCACCGTCGAGGCGGACGCCGAGGACGTCGTGACGATGCTCGTGGTGTCCGACCTGCACTGCAACGCGGGCATGGCCGGGCCGATCGAGGAGCTCGCCACCCGTGCGGGCGTCGACGTGATGCTCAACGCGGGCGACACCACGATGAACGGGACCGCGGTGGAGAAGGTCTGCGTCGACGCGTTCGCCGACGCCGTCCCGGACGGTGTGCCGATGGTCGTCGCGGACGGCAACCACGACTCGCGGCTCACGTCCCAGCAGGAGGCCGCCCGTGGTCAGCTCGTCCTGGACGGCGACGTCGAGGAGGTGGCGGGCGTGCGGATCCTCGGTGACCGCGACGTGCTGGAGACCCGGGTGGGGGAGGGCACGTCCGTCGCCCGCGAGCGGACGCCGACCGAGCAGGCGGGCGACCTCGCCGAGGCCGCCTGCGACGACGGCGACGTCGACCTGCTGCTGATCCACACCCCGCCGGTGGGCAACCGCGCGCTGGAGTCGGGCTGCGTCCCGTTCCAGGTGTCGGGTCACACCCACCGGCGCGCCGGGCCGGAGCAGATCGGCCAGGGACTGCGGTACGTCAGCGCCTCCACGGCCGGTGCCGCGTCGGGGCAGGCGACCGTGGGCCCGCTCCGCGGGACGGCCGAGATGACGCTGCTGCGGTTCGACCCGACGACGCGCACGATGCTGGACCTCCAGGTCGTCGCGGTCACCCCCGACGGGTCTGCGACGGTCTACGACCGCGAGGTGATCCCCGTCCCCGTGCCGCCGGTGGGTCAGCTCGAGGCGCCGGGCGCTGACGGTGCGGGGGAGGCGACACCCGGTCCGGGGGCGGGCTCGCCGACACCGTCGTCCTCGCCGAGCGCCGGCACCGGCACCGGGACACCGGCACCGTAG
- a CDS encoding metal-dependent transcriptional regulator, giving the protein MTDSETSGPADLTSVAQDYLKAVWSAQEWGDQKVTTGMLADRLGVGPSTVSETVRRLTAQGLLGHEPYAGVWLTDTGRRHALAMVRRHRLIETWLVRELGYSWDEVHDEAEVLEHAVSERLVERIAARLGHPDRDPHGDPIPTADGQVRRPDAVPLEELPEGAKGVVARISDADPEALRYLAGLGLDLDVEVTVAQRRDYAGTLSLTWLGPDGLVAVDLGHLAASRIRVLRA; this is encoded by the coding sequence GTGACCGACAGCGAGACCTCCGGACCGGCCGACCTGACCTCCGTGGCGCAGGACTACCTCAAGGCGGTGTGGTCGGCGCAGGAGTGGGGCGACCAGAAGGTCACCACGGGGATGCTCGCCGACCGGCTGGGTGTCGGCCCGTCGACGGTGTCGGAGACGGTGCGCCGGCTCACCGCGCAGGGCCTGCTCGGCCACGAGCCCTACGCGGGCGTGTGGCTCACGGACACCGGACGGCGCCACGCCCTGGCGATGGTGCGCCGGCACCGTCTCATCGAGACGTGGCTGGTCCGTGAGCTCGGGTACTCCTGGGACGAGGTCCACGACGAGGCCGAGGTGCTGGAGCACGCGGTCTCGGAGCGGCTCGTCGAGCGCATCGCGGCCCGGCTCGGCCACCCCGACCGCGACCCGCACGGCGACCCGATCCCGACGGCGGACGGCCAGGTGCGCCGCCCGGACGCGGTCCCGCTGGAGGAGCTGCCGGAGGGGGCCAAGGGTGTGGTGGCGCGGATCTCCGACGCCGACCCGGAGGCCCTGCGCTACCTCGCCGGGCTCGGGCTGGACCTCGACGTCGAGGTGACCGTCGCCCAGCGGCGCGACTACGCGGGCACGTTGTCGCTCACCTGGCTGGGCCCCGACGGTCTGGTCGCCGTCGACCTCGGACATCTGGCGGCGTCGCGCATCCGGGTGCTGCGCGCGTAG
- a CDS encoding MFS transporter, translated as MTATASRTTTTAPGSRRALLALALGGFTIGTTEFATMGLLPQIGADLGVSDPVAGHAITAYAVGVVVGAPLLTVVAARMSRRRLLLVLMGFYTLANVLSAAAPSIEWLVAGRFLAGLPHGAFFGVGAAVGAAVAGPGRRGHAVAMMMTGLTIANVVGVPLSTAVGQGMGWRAAFVLIGVLGLAALAGLFWFVPERGPVESSVRQEVGALANGPLWVAFGAGAIGFGGLFAVYTYVAPTVTRVTGLDEGAVPWILAVMGVGMTVGTLLGGRFADRSVLGTVIGGFVTTGIALVLFALTASTVVGAVAGLFLLGVTSQVLGLAMQTRLMDLSPRAESLGAALCHSALNLGNASGAFFGGLVIAAGWGYVAPAWVGLVLTVVGLAIVLATARWRTAASGPGGTREAADTLVA; from the coding sequence GTGACGGCCACCGCCTCCCGCACCACGACCACCGCTCCGGGTTCCCGTCGCGCCCTGCTCGCGCTCGCGCTCGGCGGGTTCACCATCGGCACCACCGAGTTCGCCACGATGGGCCTGCTGCCGCAGATCGGCGCCGACCTCGGGGTGAGCGACCCGGTCGCCGGTCACGCCATCACCGCGTACGCGGTCGGCGTCGTCGTGGGCGCGCCGCTGCTCACCGTCGTCGCCGCACGCATGTCCCGCCGTCGGCTCCTGCTCGTCCTCATGGGCTTCTACACGCTGGCCAACGTGCTCAGCGCCGCCGCGCCCAGCATCGAGTGGCTGGTCGCCGGGCGGTTCCTCGCGGGGCTGCCGCACGGCGCGTTCTTCGGCGTCGGGGCCGCCGTCGGCGCGGCCGTGGCCGGGCCCGGGCGACGCGGCCACGCCGTGGCCATGATGATGACCGGCCTCACGATCGCCAACGTCGTCGGCGTCCCGCTGTCCACCGCCGTCGGGCAGGGCATGGGCTGGCGGGCCGCCTTCGTGCTCATCGGCGTCCTCGGTCTGGCGGCGCTGGCCGGGCTGTTCTGGTTCGTGCCCGAGCGCGGCCCGGTGGAGTCCAGCGTCCGGCAGGAGGTCGGGGCGCTCGCGAACGGTCCGCTGTGGGTCGCGTTCGGCGCCGGCGCCATCGGGTTCGGCGGCCTGTTCGCCGTCTACACCTACGTCGCGCCCACCGTCACCCGCGTCACCGGCCTCGACGAGGGCGCCGTGCCGTGGATCCTCGCCGTCATGGGCGTCGGGATGACCGTCGGCACGCTGCTGGGCGGCCGGTTCGCCGACCGCTCCGTGCTCGGCACCGTGATCGGCGGCTTCGTCACCACCGGCATCGCGCTCGTGCTGTTCGCGCTCACCGCGTCCACCGTCGTCGGCGCCGTCGCCGGGCTGTTCCTCCTCGGCGTCACCTCCCAGGTGCTGGGCCTCGCGATGCAGACCCGCCTCATGGACCTCTCGCCGCGGGCCGAGTCCCTCGGCGCGGCGCTGTGCCACTCCGCCCTCAACCTCGGCAACGCGAGCGGCGCGTTCTTCGGCGGGCTCGTCATCGCCGCCGGGTGGGGCTACGTCGCCCCCGCCTGGGTGGGTCTCGTCCTCACCGTCGTCGGCCTCGCCATCGTCCTGGCCACCGCGCGGTGGCGCACCGCCGCGAGCGGCCCCGGCGGCACCCGGGAGGCGGCCGACACCCTGGTCGCCTGA
- a CDS encoding vitamin K epoxide reductase family protein has protein sequence MTDTTVSTDPDTPATAPRALTARAYGTLLVVLGGIGFGGSLWLAIEKILKLQDPDRVTSCSINVFLDCGVAMGSWQGALFGFPNPFIGVAAFPVVITTGVVLLTGARLPRWFHLSLLGGTVLGQLLVFFLMWTSFYALVALCPACMVVWTIMWPLLWYQVVRAVQDGDLRLGGSARHAVVAYHWVFLVIGYVVAIAWLLLAVGPALVASF, from the coding sequence GTGACCGACACCACGGTGAGCACCGACCCCGACACCCCGGCCACCGCCCCGCGGGCCCTGACCGCGCGTGCCTACGGCACCCTGCTGGTCGTCCTCGGCGGCATCGGCTTCGGCGGGTCGCTGTGGCTCGCGATCGAGAAGATCCTCAAGCTCCAGGACCCGGACCGCGTCACGTCGTGCTCGATCAACGTGTTCCTCGACTGCGGCGTCGCCATGGGGTCGTGGCAGGGCGCGTTGTTCGGGTTCCCCAACCCCTTCATCGGCGTCGCGGCGTTCCCCGTGGTGATCACCACCGGGGTCGTGCTGCTCACCGGGGCGCGGCTGCCGCGCTGGTTCCACCTGAGCCTGCTCGGCGGGACCGTGCTCGGCCAGCTCCTCGTGTTCTTCCTCATGTGGACGAGCTTCTACGCGCTGGTGGCGCTGTGCCCCGCGTGCATGGTCGTCTGGACGATCATGTGGCCGCTGCTCTGGTACCAGGTCGTGCGCGCGGTGCAGGACGGCGACCTGCGGCTCGGCGGGTCCGCCCGGCACGCCGTCGTGGCGTACCACTGGGTGTTCCTCGTCATCGGGTACGTGGTGGCGATCGCCTGGCTGCTGCTCGCCGTCGGGCCCGCGCTCGTCGCCTCCTTCTGA
- the leuS gene encoding leucine--tRNA ligase: protein MSTPHPDTVTQRPDEPQHRYTPALAQQIEERWQDRWEERGTFHAANPGGELTGPDGATPAGDPYFIMDMFPYPSGAGLHVGHPLGYIATDVVGRFRMMCGDNVLHALGYDAFGLPAEQYAVQTGQHPRVTTEANMETMKRQLRRMGLAHDSRRSFATIDPEYVRWTQWIFLQIFDSWYDADAERPGDTVGTGRGRARRISELRDELAAGTRPVPGHDGDNAGGAVWAALSEAERRDVVDAQRLAYVDSSPVNWCPGLGTVLANEEVTSDGRSERGNFPVFTRNLRQWKMRITAYADRLTDDLALIDWPDKVKAMQRNWIGRSTGANVRFDVVGTTDLDAAGAGTQVEVFTTRPDTLFGATFMVVSPEHPLLDEVPAAWPDGTHAVWTGGFDTPSEAVVAYRREAAAKTAVERQADAGKKTGVFTGHLAVNPVNGDTIPVFTADYVLMGYGTGAIMAVPGGDERDFAFAEAFELPVVHTVEPVGGLPEGHEGAWTGDGVAVRSANDEISLDGLGVAEAKARIIAWLEAQGTGAGTTTYRLNDWLFSRQRYWGEPFPILWDADDRPVAIPADMLPVALPDVPDYAPRTFEPDDADSEPEAPLGRNDDWVQVTLDLGDGPRQYRRDTNTMPNWAGSCWYYLNYLDPTDSSAARASGGSVVDPGLEQYWMGPRHNATSGPAGGVDLYVGGVEHAVLHLLYARFWHKVLHDLGYVSSLEPFGKLFNQGYIQAYAFTDERGAYVPAGEVEGDEQSGWTYQGRPVSREYGKMGKSLKNVVTPDEMYAQYGADTFRVYEMSMGPLDLSRPWNTRDVVGSQRFLQRLWRNVVDETTGAVTVTDDEPDVATLRALHRTIADVRVEMEQMRPNTAIAKLITYNNHLTGLASVPRAAVEPLVLMVAPVAPHLAEELWERLGHGASLAREPFPVADEQYLVEDTVTCVVQVKGKVRGRLEVAPSISDADLEAAALAEPNVVRALDGAPVRKVIVRAPKLVNIVV from the coding sequence GTGAGCACGCCCCACCCCGACACCGTCACGCAGCGTCCCGACGAGCCCCAGCACCGGTACACCCCGGCCCTCGCCCAGCAGATCGAGGAACGGTGGCAGGACCGGTGGGAGGAGCGCGGCACGTTCCACGCCGCGAATCCCGGCGGCGAGCTCACCGGCCCCGACGGCGCCACCCCGGCGGGCGACCCGTACTTCATCATGGACATGTTCCCGTACCCCTCGGGGGCGGGCCTGCACGTCGGGCACCCCCTGGGGTACATCGCCACCGACGTCGTCGGGCGGTTCCGCATGATGTGCGGCGACAACGTGCTGCACGCCCTCGGCTACGACGCGTTCGGCCTGCCCGCCGAGCAGTACGCGGTGCAGACGGGTCAGCACCCGCGCGTCACGACCGAGGCGAACATGGAGACCATGAAGCGCCAGCTGCGCCGCATGGGCCTGGCGCACGACTCGCGGCGCTCGTTCGCCACCATCGACCCCGAGTACGTCCGCTGGACGCAGTGGATCTTCCTGCAGATCTTCGACTCCTGGTACGACGCCGACGCCGAGCGCCCCGGGGACACCGTCGGCACCGGTCGCGGCCGCGCGCGCCGGATCTCCGAGCTGCGCGACGAGCTCGCCGCGGGCACGCGTCCCGTGCCGGGCCACGACGGCGACAACGCCGGCGGTGCCGTGTGGGCCGCGCTGAGCGAGGCCGAGCGTCGCGACGTCGTCGACGCGCAGCGCCTGGCCTACGTCGACTCGTCCCCGGTGAACTGGTGCCCGGGGCTGGGCACCGTGCTGGCGAACGAGGAGGTCACCTCCGACGGCCGATCCGAGCGCGGCAACTTCCCCGTGTTCACGCGCAACCTGCGCCAGTGGAAGATGCGGATCACCGCGTACGCCGACCGCCTGACCGACGACCTGGCGCTCATCGACTGGCCGGACAAGGTCAAGGCGATGCAGCGCAACTGGATCGGCCGCTCCACGGGCGCGAACGTGCGGTTCGACGTGGTCGGCACGACCGATCTGGACGCCGCGGGCGCGGGCACCCAGGTCGAGGTGTTCACCACCCGGCCCGACACCCTGTTCGGCGCGACGTTCATGGTCGTCTCCCCGGAGCACCCGCTGCTGGACGAGGTGCCCGCCGCCTGGCCGGACGGCACCCACGCCGTCTGGACCGGTGGCTTCGACACGCCGTCCGAGGCCGTCGTCGCCTACCGCCGCGAGGCCGCCGCGAAGACCGCCGTCGAGCGGCAGGCCGACGCCGGCAAGAAGACCGGCGTGTTCACCGGCCACCTCGCGGTCAACCCGGTCAACGGCGACACGATCCCCGTGTTCACCGCCGACTACGTGCTCATGGGCTACGGCACCGGCGCGATCATGGCGGTGCCCGGCGGCGACGAGCGCGACTTCGCGTTCGCGGAGGCGTTCGAGCTGCCCGTCGTGCACACCGTGGAGCCCGTCGGCGGCCTGCCCGAGGGCCACGAGGGCGCCTGGACGGGCGACGGCGTGGCGGTGCGTTCCGCCAACGACGAGATCTCCCTGGACGGCCTGGGCGTCGCCGAGGCCAAGGCCCGCATCATCGCGTGGCTGGAGGCCCAGGGCACCGGCGCGGGCACGACCACCTACCGCCTCAACGACTGGCTGTTCTCCCGCCAGCGCTACTGGGGCGAGCCGTTCCCCATCCTGTGGGACGCCGACGACCGCCCGGTCGCCATCCCGGCCGACATGCTGCCCGTCGCGCTGCCCGACGTCCCGGACTACGCCCCGCGCACCTTCGAGCCGGACGACGCGGACTCCGAGCCGGAGGCCCCGCTGGGCCGCAACGACGACTGGGTCCAGGTCACGCTCGACCTGGGCGACGGACCCCGGCAGTACCGCCGCGACACCAACACCATGCCCAACTGGGCGGGGTCGTGCTGGTACTACCTCAACTACCTGGACCCGACCGACTCGTCGGCCGCGCGCGCGTCAGGCGGCTCCGTCGTCGACCCGGGCCTGGAGCAGTACTGGATGGGGCCGCGCCACAACGCGACCTCCGGCCCGGCGGGCGGCGTCGACCTGTACGTCGGCGGTGTCGAGCACGCCGTGCTGCACCTGCTGTACGCGCGGTTCTGGCACAAGGTGCTGCACGACCTGGGCTACGTGTCGTCGCTGGAGCCGTTCGGCAAGCTGTTCAACCAGGGCTACATCCAGGCGTACGCCTTCACCGACGAGCGCGGCGCCTACGTGCCGGCCGGCGAGGTCGAGGGCGACGAGCAGTCCGGCTGGACCTACCAGGGCCGGCCCGTCAGCCGCGAGTACGGCAAGATGGGCAAGTCCCTGAAGAACGTCGTCACGCCCGACGAGATGTACGCCCAGTACGGTGCCGACACGTTCCGCGTCTACGAGATGTCGATGGGGCCGCTGGACCTGTCCCGCCCGTGGAACACGCGCGACGTCGTGGGCTCGCAGCGGTTCCTGCAGCGGCTGTGGCGCAACGTCGTCGACGAGACCACCGGCGCCGTGACGGTCACCGACGACGAGCCGGACGTCGCCACGCTGCGTGCGCTGCACCGCACGATCGCGGACGTCCGCGTCGAGATGGAGCAGATGCGCCCCAACACGGCCATCGCGAAGCTCATCACGTACAACAACCACCTGACCGGCCTGGCGTCGGTGCCGCGCGCCGCCGTGGAGCCGCTGGTGCTCATGGTCGCGCCGGTGGCGCCGCACCTCGCCGAGGAGCTGTGGGAGCGGCTGGGCCACGGCGCCTCGCTGGCCCGTGAGCCGTTCCCGGTCGCGGACGAGCAGTACCTCGTCGAGGACACCGTGACCTGCGTCGTGCAGGTCAAGGGCAAGGTCCGCGGCCGCCTGGAGGTCGCGCCGTCGATCTCCGACGCCGACCTGGAGGCCGCGGCGCTGGCCGAGCCGAACGTGGTGCGCGCCCTCGACGGTGCGCCCGTGCGCAAGGTGATCGTGCGGGCCCCGAAGCTCGTCAACATTGTCGTCTGA
- a CDS encoding DUF3375 domain-containing protein — protein MALLHRREGPLVVALLSVIFAPGRVTVPTDQLHVEVDDLLVEARAAGHDDVPDEPARALCSRWVAGRWLVRSLADDGTEQYQVSSHAAEALAFVDRTQGTRSLVSESRIRTLFVALEGLARDAQPDRASQQAALRERIAHAQDEITRAEAELARLEAGGDVVEVPAERLVEQFDNVASLVRELPADFARVAESVAELQRTIVTGLRQDERATGDVLADYLDASDTLMQRTPEGRAFSGAMELLRDPQLLGEVDARVRSVLGQPFAAAVPADRREAVRALHGQLLAAVDAVLDAQTRASRTITQQLRVHNPLRDRELDAALREATAAMADWFESSSRSARVDPLRWFERARLGRFRDQLHDLRPETPPDALTWADLDDDPSGPVLDELLGMGGPRYGETSAHAARVLATSDGASVDEVFATAPAELRRPVELLGYLELAVPGALDDVLADRDVPAARLRRVTAVRADGSTRDLVLPHVPIALADRSDLSDHATPEESDA, from the coding sequence TTGGCGCTGCTGCACCGGCGGGAGGGCCCGCTGGTGGTGGCGCTGCTGTCGGTGATCTTCGCGCCGGGCCGGGTGACGGTGCCGACGGACCAGCTGCACGTCGAGGTGGACGACCTGCTCGTGGAGGCGCGGGCGGCGGGCCACGACGACGTGCCGGACGAGCCGGCGCGCGCGCTGTGCTCCCGCTGGGTGGCGGGGCGCTGGCTGGTGCGGTCGCTCGCCGACGACGGGACCGAGCAGTACCAGGTGAGCTCCCACGCGGCGGAGGCGCTCGCGTTCGTGGACCGGACGCAGGGCACGCGGTCGCTGGTGAGCGAGTCGCGGATCCGGACGCTGTTCGTGGCGCTGGAGGGTCTGGCGCGGGACGCGCAGCCGGACCGGGCCTCGCAGCAGGCGGCGTTGCGGGAGCGGATCGCGCACGCGCAGGACGAGATCACGCGCGCCGAGGCGGAGCTGGCGCGCCTGGAGGCCGGCGGTGACGTCGTCGAGGTCCCGGCCGAGCGACTCGTGGAGCAGTTCGACAACGTGGCGTCGTTGGTGCGCGAGCTCCCGGCGGACTTCGCGCGGGTGGCGGAGTCGGTGGCGGAGCTGCAGCGCACCATCGTGACGGGGCTGCGGCAGGACGAGCGGGCCACGGGTGACGTGCTCGCGGACTACCTGGACGCGTCGGACACCCTGATGCAGCGCACCCCGGAGGGGCGGGCGTTCTCCGGCGCGATGGAGCTGCTGCGCGACCCGCAGCTCCTCGGCGAGGTGGACGCGCGCGTGCGGTCGGTGCTGGGGCAGCCGTTCGCGGCGGCCGTCCCGGCGGACCGCCGCGAGGCGGTGCGCGCGCTGCACGGTCAGCTCCTGGCGGCGGTCGACGCCGTCCTGGACGCCCAGACGCGGGCGTCGCGCACGATCACCCAGCAGCTGCGGGTGCACAACCCGCTGCGGGACCGCGAGCTGGACGCGGCCCTGCGGGAGGCGACGGCGGCGATGGCCGACTGGTTCGAGTCGTCGTCGCGCTCGGCGCGGGTGGATCCGCTCCGCTGGTTCGAGCGTGCCCGCCTGGGCCGGTTCCGCGACCAGCTCCACGACCTGCGCCCCGAGACGCCGCCGGACGCGCTGACCTGGGCGGACCTCGACGACGACCCGTCCGGCCCGGTGCTGGACGAGCTGCTCGGCATGGGCGGCCCGCGGTACGGCGAGACGTCGGCGCACGCGGCGCGCGTGCTCGCGACGTCCGACGGCGCGAGCGTGGACGAGGTGTTCGCCACGGCACCGGCAGAGCTGCGGCGCCCGGTGGAGCTGCTCGGCTACCTGGAGCTCGCCGTGCCCGGCGCCCTCGACGACGTCCTGGCCGACCGGGACGTGCCCGCGGCCCGGCTGCGGCGCGTCACCGCGGTGCGCGCGGACGGCAGCACGCGCGACCTGGTGCTGCCGCACGTCCCGATCGCCCTGGCCGACCGCTCCGACCTCTCCGACCACGCGACACCTGAGGAGTCCGACGCATGA